The DNA window atgtgtAGGCTCTCTCTGTGTATAGAGCATGCATGCATAGTTGGGTAaaagtgtgagtgagtgtgtgttttagcTACACGGCCAGGTCATCGGGGCGAGCTCGTCCACCGCCACTCTTGCTGGCCCGACTTGGCTTGCGGTTGTCTGTCCCCGCAGCAGCAGGAGGCTGATGCATCTCCGCCCTGGTTACCACAGTGAAGTCATTGTGCAGGACCTTAGAAGGTGCTGTGATGACAGCGGTTTCCTCTTTCATTGCCGTCTCCTTTGGCATGAGAGAAGAAAGAGGGGTGTTGCGCGGAAGTGTGGGAAATGCAGATTGCTGCTCCTCTGGTGTTGGGGTCTTTTCCACttgaggagaggaggaggctgAGGCTGAATTTTTTCCATTCAGATCGTGGACTTCCAGCACCATGTTGTTCCAGTTCTGCTCTATCGCCACCAGCTGTCCTTGACTTCCAACACCCACTTTCTCACCACTGCTATAAAAAGAAGCAGCATCCAACAAAAAGTCGTCTGGGTGGAACGCCGTGTTGTCCATCTTCATCCCAGCAGGCACAGGGGTGGTTGCAGCGTTTAAGGAGGTCACAGCAGGGGAAGACTCTGGTGGGCTGTAGGCCCCTCCCTCAGCTGCCCCATCTCCCATCACACTCACGCTGCCAAATGTCGGCAGACAGTCGAGCACCAAAGGAGAGGTCTGCTCAGGGATCGTCTCTGCGTCTGTGGGCTCATCTTCAGCCAGAATCAGTGACTCGCTGTCAGGTGCAAACTCATTGGTGACCCCTCGCTTTACTTTCTTCCAGCCTAGGTGATAGATCTCCAGCAGGTTGAGGACCAAAGACACACAGGCAACTACCAGCATAAAGATGATGAAGATTGTCTTTTCAGTGGGCCTATGGCAACAGAGGAACAAAAAGAGGTTGTGATTAACAAATCACACCAGTGTATAATAGGAAATGTAacattaaaagaagaagaaggaagaaaatcCAATGTTATTGTTGGATTTCTCATTGTTAAAGCGATAAAGGCTGCAGTGGGAGCACTTGGTgataatcatttttaaataaccCACGAGGGCAAAAATGTTAGTATTTGAACAATATCTTCATAGACTAAAGCAACTAGCTCCTTACTATTCACTATACTGTTTTGTTCATACTGTGTCCTTTTACTTTAGACTCCCTCTGTAAACACAAAATCCTCTTGTGTTAACTGAAATGGACCTTATTATACTCGCTGTACGCTGTACTTCCAACTGGGTCTCTCtcctagagtagctttgcatgattgtGAGTtcaaaataattcaa is part of the Pelmatolapia mariae isolate MD_Pm_ZW linkage group LG23, Pm_UMD_F_2, whole genome shotgun sequence genome and encodes:
- the LOC134620052 gene encoding gap junction alpha-3 protein-like isoform X2; its protein translation is MGDWSFLGRLLENAQEHSTVIGKVWLTVLFIFRILVLGAAAEEVWGDEQSDFTCNTQQPGCENVCYDEAFPISHIRFWVLQIIFVSTPTLIYLGHVLHIVRMEEKRREREEELRKAGRHQDDHDPLYHNGVGDGGGKKEKPPIRDEHGKIRIRGALLRTYIFNIIFKTLFEVGFILGQYFLYGFQLRPLYKCGRWPCPNTVDCFISRPTEKTIFIIFMLVVACVSLVLNLLEIYHLGWKKVKRGVTNEFAPDSESLILAEDEPTDAETIPEQTSPLVLDCLPTFGSVSVMGDGAAEGGMDNTAFHPDDFLLDAASFYSSGEKVGVGSQGQLVAIEQNWNNMVLEVHDLNGKNSASASSSPQVEKTPTPEEQQSAFPTLPRNTPLSSLMPKETAMKEETAVITAPSKVLHNDFTVVTRAEMHQPPAAAGTDNRKPSRASKSGGGRARPDDLAV
- the LOC134620052 gene encoding gap junction alpha-3 protein-like isoform X1, with the translated sequence MGDWSFLGRLLENAQEHSTVIGKVWLTVLFIFRILVLGAAAEEVWGDEQSDFTCNTQQPGCENVCYDEAFPISHIRFWVLQIIFVSTPTLIYLGHVLHIVRMEEKRREREEELRKAGRHQDDHDPLYHNGVGDGGGKKEKPPIRDEHGKIRIRGALLRTYIFNIIFKTLFEVGFILGQYFLYGFQLRPLYKCGRWPCPNTVDCFISRPTEKTIFIIFMLVVACVSLVLNLLEIYHLGWKKVKRGVTNEFAPDSESLILAEDEPTDAETIPEQTSPLVLDCLPTFGSVSVMGDGAAEGGAYSPPESSPAVTSLNAATTPVPAGMKMDNTAFHPDDFLLDAASFYSSGEKVGVGSQGQLVAIEQNWNNMVLEVHDLNGKNSASASSSPQVEKTPTPEEQQSAFPTLPRNTPLSSLMPKETAMKEETAVITAPSKVLHNDFTVVTRAEMHQPPAAAGTDNRKPSRASKSGGGRARPDDLAV